Proteins co-encoded in one Desulfoplanes formicivorans genomic window:
- a CDS encoding TIGR01777 family oxidoreductase translates to MRYFILGSTGYIGSHLAKFLVSEGHEVTAMVRSGTTSHPDSLDNTDIVYGDPLAPGAWQQHLRDSNVDAIVNLVGNPIIQRWTPARQQAIHDTRILSTRMVVQALAGAQPKIFLCANAVGYFAEGGNSLLEDDALPGRDFLATICQAWQHEAEGAQAQGHRVIIGRFAPVIGKNGGLLAPMLPVFRAGLGGILGNGRQWMSWIHIHDLCRAIAFCVDNASMQGPCTMTSPHPVTNKRFTAILGKVLHRPTFMRIPAFALKMIYGQVAQAMLASQRCVPSRLCQAGFTFHFQDIHSALEDVCH, encoded by the coding sequence ATGCGCTATTTCATTCTCGGGAGTACCGGATATATTGGCAGCCATCTCGCAAAGTTTCTCGTATCCGAGGGACATGAGGTGACCGCAATGGTCCGTTCGGGCACCACGTCCCATCCCGATTCCCTGGACAACACGGACATCGTGTACGGGGACCCTCTTGCTCCGGGAGCATGGCAGCAGCACCTTCGGGACAGCAACGTGGACGCGATCGTCAATCTGGTTGGCAATCCGATCATCCAGCGCTGGACCCCCGCACGGCAGCAAGCAATCCACGACACGCGGATTCTGTCCACGCGCATGGTGGTCCAGGCCCTTGCCGGGGCCCAGCCGAAAATTTTTCTGTGCGCCAATGCCGTGGGATATTTTGCCGAGGGCGGCAACAGCCTGCTTGAGGATGACGCCCTGCCGGGCAGGGATTTCCTGGCAACCATCTGCCAGGCCTGGCAGCATGAAGCAGAAGGCGCCCAGGCCCAGGGACACCGGGTAATCATCGGACGCTTTGCCCCGGTCATCGGCAAAAACGGCGGTCTGCTCGCGCCCATGCTTCCCGTGTTCAGGGCAGGATTGGGCGGTATCTTGGGAAACGGCAGACAATGGATGAGCTGGATACACATTCATGATCTGTGCAGGGCCATTGCCTTTTGCGTGGACAATGCCTCCATGCAGGGACCCTGTACCATGACCTCTCCCCATCCCGTGACCAACAAACGGTTCACTGCCATTCTCGGGAAGGTTCTTCATCGGCCCACGTTCATGCGGATCCCTGCGTTTGCCCTCAAGATGATCTATGGGCAGGTGGCCCAAGCCATGCTGGCCAGCCAACGCTGTGTGCCGTCACGTCTCTGTCAGGCAGGCTTTACATTTCATTTCCAGGATATTCATTCAGCCCTTGAGGATGTTTGCCATTGA
- a CDS encoding transporter substrate-binding domain-containing protein — protein sequence MKERTFTIFTHIFCSRYVQSALLMALLLVPVRAMSAQPNKVLHFRGDRDYPPYEYLDENGNPTGFDVELLKRVCQIMGIDCRITLGPWSEVRAQLENGTIQGITGMFYSGRREQNIDFTTYHNIISHSIFVPKTSSITGINDLIDKTIGAQKGDIMHDYVLQNGLSSAVVAYDDQEQVLASLAANRIDCALIARIQGIYFMEKLGFDNIKAVGQSILPRKYCFAVRKGDELLRSQLNEGLQLLKENGEFALIHDRWFSPYTHKDIRQRVIKILVWILVPFGITLFIVIAWSYTLKRQVREKTKTLHKELTRRKRIEKALVASEGNYRRVFHNAATCMMLLDEEGKIVMANQKCLQTVGYDHPNMLRGKHITGLMPDANLQQIVQACLLGDEEPVKKEAQVRTRDGKTKDVVFSVGSIPNRKRCIISLLDVSAIREAERERKRLEQELAHARKMEAVGTLANGIAHDFNNLLQTISGNLYFLQKKTRQNEELSGYLRDTAYSVNRARELVRHLMTFSRKMEPQIEVVDVHDIITRALALLQRTIPRMITLETRFARKQCLVKVDPGQIEQILLNLVQNASDALEQSGRILLQTDLLDIRETKSMDGSLLEPGRYVRIQVQDNGPGIPPEIIEHIFEPFFTTKDVGKGTGLGLSSVFGITKAHNGHIQCTSIVGQGTTINLYFPSVSALELESKGQEQPVDSIQDAPPATITILLVDDEEMIRELTLEFLEEKGHTVLTAASGEDALRIHAAHKDTIDLVIIDLGMPGMSGEQCISRMLDQDPATRILVASGYSGHPIAQNPHAHGVMGFVNKPYNFEALAAHIDEALARKTAKDHHNK from the coding sequence TTGAAGGAACGCACGTTCACCATTTTTACCCATATTTTTTGCTCACGCTACGTGCAAAGCGCTCTTTTGATGGCCTTGCTGTTAGTGCCTGTCAGAGCCATGTCCGCGCAACCGAACAAGGTTCTCCATTTTCGCGGAGACCGGGATTATCCTCCCTATGAATATTTGGATGAAAACGGCAACCCAACAGGGTTTGACGTCGAACTTCTGAAAAGGGTTTGCCAGATCATGGGCATTGACTGCCGCATCACCCTGGGCCCCTGGAGCGAAGTTCGTGCCCAACTGGAAAACGGAACCATCCAGGGTATTACCGGGATGTTCTACTCAGGCAGACGGGAGCAGAATATCGACTTCACGACCTATCACAATATTATCTCCCACTCTATTTTTGTCCCCAAGACGTCCTCCATCACGGGCATCAATGACCTCATTGACAAGACCATCGGGGCCCAGAAGGGGGACATCATGCACGATTATGTTCTTCAAAACGGACTTTCTTCAGCCGTGGTCGCCTACGACGATCAGGAACAGGTTCTTGCAAGTCTTGCCGCTAACAGGATTGACTGCGCACTGATCGCCAGAATTCAGGGTATATATTTCATGGAGAAGCTGGGGTTCGACAATATCAAGGCAGTCGGCCAATCCATCCTCCCCAGAAAATATTGTTTTGCGGTGAGAAAAGGGGATGAGCTCCTGCGTTCACAACTCAACGAAGGACTCCAACTCCTCAAAGAAAATGGAGAATTCGCTCTCATTCACGATCGCTGGTTCTCACCATATACCCACAAAGACATTCGCCAAAGGGTTATCAAAATACTGGTGTGGATCCTTGTGCCTTTCGGGATCACATTGTTCATCGTCATTGCCTGGTCCTACACGCTCAAACGTCAGGTCAGGGAAAAGACCAAAACCCTTCACAAGGAACTCACACGACGCAAGCGCATCGAAAAAGCCCTGGTTGCAAGTGAGGGCAATTACCGACGCGTCTTTCATAACGCCGCAACCTGCATGATGCTGCTGGATGAAGAAGGGAAAATCGTCATGGCCAATCAGAAGTGTCTGCAAACAGTTGGTTATGACCACCCCAACATGTTGCGGGGCAAACACATCACTGGCCTCATGCCGGACGCCAATCTGCAACAGATTGTTCAGGCATGTTTGCTGGGAGACGAAGAGCCCGTCAAAAAAGAAGCACAGGTTCGCACCCGGGATGGCAAAACCAAAGATGTGGTCTTCTCTGTCGGCTCCATTCCCAACAGAAAGCGGTGCATTATTTCACTTCTTGACGTCTCGGCCATCAGGGAAGCAGAGCGCGAGCGCAAGCGCCTGGAGCAGGAACTTGCCCATGCACGAAAGATGGAAGCCGTGGGCACATTGGCCAATGGCATCGCCCATGATTTCAACAACCTGCTGCAAACTATTTCGGGGAATCTTTATTTTCTCCAAAAAAAGACCCGGCAGAACGAGGAGCTCAGCGGCTACCTCCGAGATACCGCGTACAGTGTGAACAGGGCCCGGGAACTGGTCCGCCATCTGATGACCTTCAGCCGAAAGATGGAGCCCCAAATCGAGGTCGTGGATGTCCACGACATCATCACCCGGGCATTGGCTCTTTTGCAAAGAACGATTCCCAGGATGATCACTCTGGAAACCAGATTTGCTAGGAAACAATGTCTGGTCAAGGTTGATCCCGGACAGATCGAACAGATTCTGCTCAATCTGGTTCAAAACGCCTCCGATGCCTTGGAACAGAGTGGTCGCATTCTCCTGCAAACAGACCTGCTGGACATCCGCGAAACCAAATCTATGGATGGAAGCCTCCTCGAACCAGGTCGATATGTACGTATCCAGGTTCAGGACAATGGACCCGGCATACCGCCCGAGATTATCGAGCATATCTTCGAGCCCTTTTTCACCACCAAGGATGTGGGCAAGGGCACGGGCCTAGGACTTTCGTCGGTGTTCGGAATCACTAAGGCACACAACGGACACATTCAATGCACAAGCATTGTCGGCCAGGGAACCACCATAAATCTGTATTTTCCAAGTGTCTCTGCCCTGGAATTGGAATCAAAGGGCCAGGAACAGCCGGTCGACTCCATCCAGGATGCCCCGCCAGCAACAATCACTATTTTATTGGTTGACGATGAGGAGATGATCAGAGAGCTGACCCTCGAATTTCTCGAGGAGAAAGGGCATACGGTATTGACAGCGGCAAGCGGGGAAGATGCCCTGCGGATTCATGCCGCCCATAAGGATACAATTGACCTGGTGATCATTGATCTGGGCATGCCGGGCATGAGCGGTGAGCAATGTATCAGCAGAATGCTTGATCAGGATCCTGCAACCCGCATTCTGGTCGCTTCGGGATATTCAGGTCATCCCATCGCCCAGAACCCTCATGCACACGGCGTAATGGGCTTTGTAAACAAACCCTACAACTTTGAGGCCCTTGCAGCGCATATTGACGAGGCCCTTGCACGCAAGACGGCCAAGGATCATCACAACAAGTAG
- the tmcD gene encoding electron transfer complex subunit TmcD translates to MEKTKTNQPVQEKGSWDWDVGEKKIVSTTYCSTQFEWIEEFQASPDGEKIAMVAKVGGFEFSVCETGDIWDPPYEKIWHLGYGPDGRLVALVAQDGEWTVAVNGQTWEETYGFLWGSMFSADGKTIAVAAQQNMEYGMVIDGKPWKKFFENANQFALSNKGDRSAAVVQTKSFAQADILAYQKGCYTVAVDGDPWEREFVNVWTPVFSPDGSRIAAQVRTSLYDYTVAVDSQTWSRAFAGVWTPLFAPKDKSVVAPVRERGKWGMARNGEIIWEPVFDQCWHQQFSHNRENLWAIVAPQYGHFTLARDGQAWKTRFPVVTDLVLAPQGQRAAALAKDDKNQWTVITDDTAWPGRYAMVWPAVFSPNGEHLVAKVERNGKYTFVLDGKELSESFDQAWDPVFSPDGDKIMLRYIKDDAYFRRVVRREDFK, encoded by the coding sequence ATGGAAAAAACCAAAACGAACCAGCCGGTTCAGGAAAAAGGGTCCTGGGATTGGGATGTGGGCGAAAAGAAAATCGTCAGCACCACCTACTGCTCCACCCAGTTCGAGTGGATCGAAGAATTTCAGGCCAGTCCGGACGGCGAGAAAATCGCCATGGTAGCCAAGGTTGGTGGGTTCGAATTCAGCGTTTGCGAGACCGGAGATATCTGGGATCCTCCGTATGAAAAGATCTGGCACCTGGGATACGGTCCTGATGGAAGGCTTGTGGCCCTGGTGGCCCAGGATGGGGAATGGACCGTGGCCGTCAATGGTCAAACCTGGGAAGAGACCTACGGATTTTTGTGGGGGTCCATGTTCAGTGCCGACGGCAAAACCATTGCCGTTGCCGCACAGCAGAACATGGAGTACGGCATGGTGATTGACGGAAAACCCTGGAAAAAGTTTTTCGAAAACGCCAATCAGTTTGCCCTGAGCAACAAGGGGGACAGGTCCGCGGCCGTGGTCCAGACCAAAAGTTTTGCCCAGGCCGATATCCTGGCCTATCAGAAAGGATGCTATACGGTTGCTGTTGACGGCGATCCCTGGGAACGGGAATTCGTCAATGTGTGGACGCCGGTATTCAGCCCTGACGGCAGCCGGATTGCGGCACAGGTACGAACCTCCCTCTACGACTACACCGTGGCTGTTGACAGTCAGACCTGGTCCAGGGCCTTTGCCGGAGTGTGGACGCCCTTGTTCGCACCCAAGGACAAGTCCGTGGTCGCCCCGGTGCGGGAACGGGGAAAATGGGGCATGGCCAGAAACGGAGAAATCATCTGGGAACCCGTGTTCGATCAATGCTGGCACCAGCAGTTCTCGCACAACAGAGAAAACCTTTGGGCCATTGTGGCGCCCCAATACGGCCACTTCACCCTGGCCAGGGATGGCCAGGCATGGAAGACCCGCTTTCCCGTGGTCACGGATCTGGTGCTTGCTCCCCAGGGACAGCGGGCTGCAGCCCTGGCCAAGGACGACAAGAACCAGTGGACCGTCATCACGGACGATACCGCATGGCCGGGACGCTACGCCATGGTCTGGCCCGCCGTATTCAGCCCCAACGGGGAACACCTGGTCGCCAAGGTGGAACGCAACGGCAAGTACACCTTTGTGCTGGACGGCAAGGAACTGAGCGAATCCTTTGACCAGGCATGGGACCCCGTGTTCAGCCCGGACGGGGACAAGATCATGCTCAGATATATCAAGGATGATGCGTATTTCCGTCGGGTGGTGCGCAGGGAGGATTTCAAATAA
- the tmcC gene encoding TmcC family electron transfer complex membrane anchor subunit — translation MNSVYQFVVGPLAWVAWTLFVGGSLVRLALMYRSVRKKDPVVFEYMSFKYGMRSILHWITPFGTVNWRNNPAMTVATFGFHILLFVVPIFLLAHVVLWDQFFGISFVTLPEWLGDILAMAVVAACCFFGARRIMRPEVRFVTRTMDWVVLAIVVLPFLTGILAYHQILNYDLMLILHIVSGEIMLAAIPFTRLSHMLFGLASRAYMGSEFGAVRHAKDW, via the coding sequence ATGAATAGCGTGTATCAGTTCGTGGTCGGCCCGCTGGCCTGGGTCGCCTGGACCCTGTTTGTGGGCGGCTCGCTGGTTCGTCTGGCCCTGATGTATCGCTCGGTACGCAAAAAGGACCCGGTGGTCTTCGAGTACATGAGTTTCAAATACGGCATGCGATCCATCCTGCACTGGATCACTCCGTTTGGCACGGTCAACTGGCGCAACAACCCGGCCATGACCGTGGCCACCTTCGGGTTCCACATTCTGTTGTTCGTGGTTCCCATTTTTCTGCTGGCCCACGTGGTGTTGTGGGACCAGTTCTTCGGCATCTCCTTTGTGACCCTGCCCGAATGGCTTGGCGATATCCTGGCCATGGCCGTGGTTGCTGCCTGCTGTTTTTTCGGGGCAAGGAGAATCATGCGTCCCGAGGTCCGTTTTGTGACCAGAACCATGGACTGGGTGGTCCTGGCCATTGTGGTCCTGCCGTTTTTGACCGGCATTTTGGCCTATCACCAGATCCTGAACTATGACCTGATGCTCATCCTGCACATTGTATCAGGAGAGATCATGCTTGCGGCCATTCCCTTCACCCGCCTCAGCCATATGCTCTTCGGACTCGCTTCCAGGGCCTACATGGGCTCGGAATTCGGTGCCGTCAGGCATGCCAAGGACTGGTAG
- the tmcB gene encoding electron transfer complex ferredoxin TmcB, with protein sequence MKTSIGHISQRKIHDVGIQTGVDRLTPERIQEVVNQVLRGETGARLQAYSEICVRCGLCSEACHFYHSHDKDPSYSPVGKVSQTIWPLLEKKGRVSPEFVYQMAQLAYTECNLCKRCVQYCPFGIDTAYMMQIVRRICHKLGVTPQYLQDTAQSHAATMNQMWVKDDEWIDSLQWQEEEARDEIPDLRIPLDKNGADIFYSVIGPEPKFRTQLIYQAAVLMNVTGQDWTMPSMPGWDNSDMAMYSGDYEIMGRLKQKHFESAMDLRCKRIVMGECGHAFRSVYDMGNRWLGWRSHPIRVMHALEFYWELMEQGKLKVAKTFDQPVTLHDPCNIVRGRGLHEKAREVVRAFCPNFIEMTPNREHNYCCSAGGGVINCGPPFKNTRVTGNRVKADQLRNTGAAVCIAPCHNCHGGLEDIIHTYKLDMKLMFLIDIIYECMEK encoded by the coding sequence ATGAAGACATCCATAGGACACATATCCCAACGCAAAATCCACGACGTGGGCATCCAGACCGGAGTGGACCGCCTGACCCCGGAACGGATTCAAGAAGTCGTCAATCAGGTCCTTCGGGGAGAAACCGGAGCCCGGCTTCAGGCCTACAGCGAAATATGCGTCCGCTGCGGTCTGTGCAGCGAGGCCTGTCATTTCTACCATTCCCATGACAAGGACCCCAGCTACTCACCCGTGGGCAAGGTCAGCCAGACCATCTGGCCCCTGCTGGAAAAAAAGGGTCGGGTCAGCCCGGAATTTGTCTATCAGATGGCCCAGCTGGCATACACGGAATGCAACCTGTGCAAACGGTGCGTCCAGTACTGTCCCTTTGGCATTGATACCGCGTACATGATGCAGATCGTCCGCAGAATCTGCCACAAACTCGGGGTCACCCCCCAATATCTCCAGGATACGGCCCAAAGTCATGCCGCCACCATGAACCAGATGTGGGTCAAGGATGACGAATGGATCGACAGCCTGCAGTGGCAGGAGGAAGAGGCCAGGGATGAGATCCCGGACCTGCGCATCCCCTTGGATAAAAACGGGGCCGACATCTTCTATTCCGTGATCGGGCCAGAACCCAAGTTCAGAACCCAGCTCATCTATCAGGCCGCCGTGCTCATGAACGTCACGGGTCAGGACTGGACCATGCCTTCCATGCCCGGCTGGGACAACAGCGACATGGCCATGTATTCCGGCGATTACGAGATCATGGGGCGGCTCAAGCAGAAGCATTTTGAATCGGCCATGGATCTTCGGTGCAAACGGATCGTCATGGGCGAATGCGGTCATGCCTTCAGATCGGTTTACGACATGGGCAACAGGTGGCTCGGGTGGCGGTCCCATCCCATTCGGGTGATGCATGCCCTTGAATTTTACTGGGAACTCATGGAGCAGGGTAAACTCAAGGTGGCCAAGACCTTTGACCAGCCCGTGACTCTGCATGATCCCTGTAACATTGTGCGTGGTCGGGGGCTGCATGAAAAGGCCAGAGAGGTTGTCCGTGCCTTTTGCCCCAATTTCATCGAAATGACCCCCAACAGGGAGCACAACTATTGCTGCTCGGCCGGAGGCGGGGTGATCAACTGCGGTCCTCCGTTCAAGAATACCCGGGTTACGGGCAACAGGGTCAAGGCGGATCAGCTGCGAAACACCGGGGCGGCCGTGTGCATTGCCCCGTGCCACAACTGTCACGGCGGACTCGAGGACATCATTCATACCTACAAACTGGATATGAAACTCATGTTCCTCATTGATATCATTTACGAATGCATGGAAAAATAG
- the tmcA gene encoding acidic tetraheme cytochrome c3 TmcA, whose translation MGTTNNSDRIHGLGWIPAAMMVLMLAVLALPGMAMAQEDMTMIRSDAFEHHQRPAVRFVHDMHNEMAEIDDCSVCHHVYEDGKLLEGETSEDEPCSSCHPAQPESGELGLMRAFHKRCITCHDETGKGPLTCGGCHVKN comes from the coding sequence ATGGGAACGACAAACAATTCCGATCGCATACACGGCTTGGGATGGATTCCTGCGGCCATGATGGTCCTGATGCTGGCCGTACTCGCTCTCCCGGGGATGGCCATGGCCCAGGAAGATATGACCATGATACGTTCGGACGCTTTTGAACATCATCAACGGCCAGCAGTCCGTTTTGTCCACGACATGCACAATGAAATGGCGGAGATTGACGACTGTTCCGTCTGCCACCATGTGTATGAAGACGGCAAACTTCTGGAAGGGGAAACCTCGGAAGACGAGCCCTGTTCATCCTGCCATCCGGCCCAGCCCGAAAGCGGGGAGCTCGGACTCATGCGGGCCTTTCACAAACGGTGCATCACCTGCCACGATGAAACCGGCAAGGGTCCCCTCACCTGTGGTGGATGTCATGTGAAAAACTAA
- a CDS encoding universal stress protein — translation MFFKKILLAVTPSPESDYAAREAIELARENGAKLYVFHACGVEYGWGQVRHLVPCGEVEKMKNHLEEYYRKMTDGLQDVTFEVTPGLPHNEILRFARKKKIDLIVMGPHASEHIECRSTIWGAAGSCLEKVSQKARCPVYIVTRPRPLHKDHPLQIVVATDFSRPASHALQFARRMARTYKAGLHVFHAVDVKGGYQGIREDQESIEQECEEAVKRIEKTCANRLAGVDSFTAQAWEGTPYQEIIKCARWKHADLIIMAHHSGDAPEDEAFMGSTVVRVALRAHCPVMSVNYQAIAGKLREEEQ, via the coding sequence ATGTTTTTCAAAAAGATTCTGCTGGCGGTCACCCCCTCTCCGGAAAGCGATTATGCTGCCCGGGAGGCCATTGAACTGGCACGGGAAAATGGAGCCAAGCTGTATGTCTTCCATGCCTGCGGTGTGGAGTACGGCTGGGGACAGGTTCGTCATCTGGTACCCTGCGGTGAGGTGGAAAAAATGAAAAACCATCTCGAGGAATATTACCGCAAGATGACGGATGGACTTCAGGACGTCACCTTTGAGGTCACGCCAGGACTGCCCCATAACGAAATCCTGCGCTTTGCCCGAAAAAAGAAAATTGACCTCATTGTCATGGGTCCCCACGCATCCGAGCATATTGAATGCCGATCCACCATCTGGGGGGCGGCCGGAAGCTGCCTGGAAAAGGTCAGTCAAAAGGCCCGCTGTCCGGTATACATTGTCACCCGCCCCCGTCCTCTCCACAAGGACCATCCCCTGCAGATCGTGGTGGCCACGGATTTTTCCCGGCCAGCCAGCCATGCCCTGCAATTTGCCCGGCGCATGGCCCGAACCTACAAGGCCGGACTGCATGTGTTCCATGCGGTGGACGTCAAGGGAGGCTACCAGGGAATACGCGAGGATCAGGAAAGTATTGAACAGGAATGCGAAGAAGCGGTCAAACGCATTGAAAAAACGTGCGCAAACCGGCTGGCAGGGGTGGACTCTTTCACGGCTCAGGCCTGGGAAGGCACGCCCTACCAGGAAATTATCAAATGCGCCCGGTGGAAGCATGCGGATCTCATCATCATGGCCCACCATTCGGGTGACGCCCCGGAGGACGAGGCCTTCATGGGCTCCACCGTGGTCAGAGTGGCCTTGCGCGCCCATTGCCCGGTCATGTCCGTCAACTACCAGGCCATTGCCGGCAAGTTGCGCGAAGAGGAACAGTAA
- a CDS encoding MoaD/ThiS family protein: MQNSTITLKAFSFLQPIFRQKGLEADGNVIPLCSGDTIQSVLDRLGIDTSMVEGCFVNGLVHPMHTELKPGDRVALIPPGTPGPYRFILGISSKRDALRNRCCDSCAGQ; the protein is encoded by the coding sequence ATGCAAAATTCCACGATCACGCTCAAGGCATTTTCTTTTTTGCAACCCATATTCCGGCAAAAGGGGCTTGAGGCTGATGGGAATGTGATCCCCCTGTGTTCCGGAGACACCATCCAGTCCGTTTTGGATCGCTTGGGCATTGATACATCCATGGTCGAAGGATGTTTTGTCAACGGCCTGGTTCATCCCATGCATACGGAGCTTAAACCAGGGGATCGGGTTGCCCTGATCCCTCCGGGTACGCCCGGACCATACAGATTTATTCTGGGCATCAGCAGCAAACGGGATGCCTTGCGCAACAGGTGCTGTGATTCATGCGCAGGTCAATAA
- the larC gene encoding nickel pincer cofactor biosynthesis protein LarC: MHILYYDCFAGISGDMNLGAMIDLGVDPDLLAGELSKLGLDDEFRLEIQSDKRKNISGTRVDVILTHQEHGHRNLADAHPPHRNLRDIRTIIHHSTLNEKVKQTSLAMFDHLARAEAKVHNTTIQDVHFHEVGATDAIVDMVGAAICWHFLDVQAVWSSPVELGGGVVHCAHGIMPVPAPATVELLTGCPTSRGRVNKEATTPTGAAILKTLVNRFTSTPEMVVTRTGYGIGHRDTTIPNILRVHLATVQDEPDGWQTSAACMLECTIDDMTPEALGVAMDVLLAAKPMDVHFTPVFMKKNRPGTNVCVLCSLEDEDRFKRLLFKHTTTLGIRSMIVAKSTLARTFEPLVTRWGTVTMKNALMDRQVIRSKPELEDCRNIAQNNDISLDQVYREIYRDQDS; this comes from the coding sequence ATGCACATTCTTTATTACGACTGCTTTGCCGGTATCAGCGGCGACATGAACCTGGGAGCCATGATAGATCTTGGCGTGGACCCGGACCTGCTTGCAGGCGAACTTTCCAAACTGGGACTTGATGACGAATTTCGTTTGGAAATACAATCTGATAAGCGCAAGAACATTTCCGGAACCCGGGTGGACGTAATCCTGACCCATCAGGAACACGGCCACCGGAACCTTGCTGATGCACACCCGCCCCACAGAAATCTCAGGGATATTCGTACCATTATCCACCATTCCACGCTCAACGAAAAGGTCAAGCAAACCAGCCTGGCCATGTTCGACCATCTGGCCAGAGCCGAGGCCAAGGTGCACAACACCACCATCCAGGATGTTCATTTTCACGAGGTGGGCGCAACCGATGCCATTGTGGACATGGTGGGCGCGGCCATCTGCTGGCATTTTCTCGACGTACAAGCGGTCTGGTCCTCACCCGTGGAACTGGGGGGAGGCGTTGTTCACTGTGCCCACGGGATCATGCCCGTTCCGGCCCCTGCCACAGTTGAACTCCTGACAGGATGTCCCACATCCAGGGGAAGAGTGAACAAGGAGGCCACCACGCCCACGGGCGCGGCCATCCTGAAAACATTGGTCAACCGATTCACCAGCACCCCGGAAATGGTGGTGACCCGAACCGGATACGGCATTGGACACCGGGATACCACCATCCCCAATATCCTTCGTGTCCATCTGGCAACGGTCCAGGACGAGCCGGATGGTTGGCAGACCAGCGCGGCCTGCATGCTGGAATGCACCATCGACGACATGACCCCCGAGGCCCTGGGTGTGGCCATGGACGTGCTTCTTGCCGCCAAACCCATGGATGTGCATTTTACCCCGGTGTTCATGAAAAAAAACCGCCCCGGAACCAATGTCTGCGTGCTCTGCTCCCTTGAAGACGAAGACCGGTTCAAACGACTCCTGTTCAAACATACCACTACCCTGGGCATCCGGAGCATGATTGTTGCCAAATCGACTCTGGCCAGAACCTTTGAGCCCCTTGTTACCCGATGGGGCACAGTGACCATGAAAAACGCCCTCATGGACAGACAGGTGATCCGCTCCAAACCGGAACTGGAGGACTGCCGGAACATCGCCCAAAACAACGACATTTCCCTGGACCAGGTCTACAGAGAAATTTACAGGGACCAGGACTCATGA
- the larE gene encoding ATP-dependent sacrificial sulfur transferase LarE, with the protein MIANPPLCPRLQDKYARLLAELQKGGSVLVAFSGGVDSALLLYAAKQALGHKILAVTLAPPYVPDREVTAAVNLAATMRVRHQVLHMPFPETIRNNPSNRCYTCKKTLFSLLQKTARDQGMKHVVEGTNTDDLGDDRPGLLALQELNIHSPLVCAGLNKADIRDLSRAFELPTWNKPAFACLLTRIPFGVRVDSKQLARIQQAEDFLTRQGFPEVRVRTHGNLARIEVDQSRISDLVRADATNRINTHLKALGYDHVCIDMEGYQRGSMNMPKEQTRERDNE; encoded by the coding sequence ATGATCGCCAACCCGCCCCTTTGCCCGAGATTGCAGGACAAGTATGCCCGTCTTCTGGCTGAACTCCAAAAAGGCGGATCCGTCCTAGTGGCCTTTTCAGGAGGAGTGGACAGTGCGCTGCTCCTTTATGCGGCCAAACAGGCCCTGGGGCACAAGATTCTGGCCGTTACCCTGGCCCCGCCCTATGTTCCTGACAGGGAAGTCACGGCGGCCGTCAATCTGGCCGCAACCATGCGGGTGCGCCATCAGGTTCTGCACATGCCTTTCCCTGAAACTATTCGCAACAACCCCTCAAACCGTTGCTATACGTGCAAGAAAACGCTGTTTTCCCTGCTCCAGAAAACAGCCCGGGACCAGGGTATGAAACATGTTGTGGAAGGAACCAACACCGACGATCTGGGGGATGACCGACCTGGTCTGCTGGCCCTGCAGGAGCTCAACATACACAGTCCGCTTGTGTGTGCCGGCCTGAACAAGGCGGACATCCGCGACCTGTCCAGGGCATTTGAGCTGCCCACCTGGAACAAACCCGCCTTTGCCTGCCTGTTGACCAGAATACCCTTTGGGGTCCGCGTGGATTCCAAGCAGCTCGCAAGGATCCAGCAGGCCGAGGATTTTTTGACGCGCCAGGGATTTCCCGAGGTCCGGGTACGCACCCACGGCAACCTGGCCCGAATTGAGGTGGATCAATCCCGGATCAGCGATCTGGTCAGGGCTGATGCCACAAACCGGATCAACACACACCTGAAAGCCCTGGGCTATGACCATGTCTGCATCGACATGGAGGGATACCAAAGGGGAAGCATGAACATGCCCAAAGAGCAAACACGGGAGAGGGATAATGAATGA